In Terriglobia bacterium, the following proteins share a genomic window:
- a CDS encoding transglutaminase domain-containing protein, whose product MAASKHPVLRTVWWSADLLLKLALVTLLYSGTWEFSVRQYLRGFSNAVVPAVATPEQKVESILDWLRAGPARAQSPSPQGLAQRDPETTLNDQELLRVCGTATNAFVNLARSSGLAARRLLLLSPDGRAKHVVAEVKMEGRWVIVDPSYRAILRDAQGRMLTRQDLQDPQTFREATRVIPGYPPEYSYEKFAHIRLARLPLAGLRLRRFLNAVYPRWDEKVDLTLLVERESMALLAASIALVVSLLLLRILLVRYADRRWSFTLCRRYLRLFGSSPNPYIQSALN is encoded by the coding sequence ATGGCGGCCTCAAAACATCCCGTCCTGCGCACGGTGTGGTGGAGCGCCGACCTCCTCCTGAAGCTGGCCTTGGTGACCCTGCTCTACTCGGGGACCTGGGAATTTTCCGTCCGGCAATATCTCCGGGGCTTTTCGAATGCGGTCGTTCCCGCGGTGGCCACGCCCGAACAAAAAGTGGAATCCATTCTTGACTGGCTGCGTGCCGGACCCGCACGCGCGCAGTCCCCTTCCCCGCAAGGACTCGCGCAGCGCGATCCGGAGACGACCCTCAACGATCAGGAACTCCTGCGCGTCTGCGGCACGGCAACCAATGCCTTCGTGAATCTGGCCAGAAGCTCCGGGCTTGCCGCACGCCGCCTGTTGCTGCTCAGCCCAGACGGCAGGGCAAAGCACGTCGTGGCGGAAGTCAAGATGGAGGGGCGCTGGGTGATCGTGGACCCCTCCTACCGCGCCATCCTGCGCGATGCGCAGGGTCGCATGCTCACGCGGCAGGATCTGCAGGACCCGCAAACGTTCCGGGAGGCCACCCGCGTTATTCCCGGCTATCCCCCCGAGTATAGCTACGAAAAGTTCGCGCACATCCGCCTGGCGCGGCTGCCTCTCGCTGGCCTCCGCCTGCGCCGGTTCCTCAATGCGGTCTATCCCCGTTGGGATGAGAAGGTGGACTTGACCTTGCTCGTGGAGCGCGAATCCATGGCCCTGCTGGCCGCCTCCATCGCGCTGGTGGTTTCCCTGCTGCTCCTGCGCATCCTCCTGGTGCGGTATGCCGACCGCCGGTGGTCATTCACGTTGTGCCGCCGGTACCTGCGTTTATTTGGCAGCAGCCCCAATCCCTATATCCAATCCGCGCTAAACTAA
- a CDS encoding glycosyltransferase, translated as MRILKVTASYAPFFEFGGPPVKVQALAEGLTRRGHRVTVLTADWGLAERGGGQRTTFGLRREENGVEALYLAPGLPAWLRYRSLTWYPGAARFCRERLREFDAVHIYGLYDLLGPRVAAACRAGGVAYAVEPMGMYLPIVRSVRLKRAYHALFGRALISGARAVIATSEQEAAELAGGGVEPGRILLRRNGVALPGALPPRGQFRAAHGIASDAQVVLFLGRLASKKSPELLLRAFAHLAGGDDAARLRLVFAGPDDENMMKRLRESARLLGIRKGVIFAGPLFGESKWSAYRDADVFVLPSQNENFGNAAAEALAAGTPVIVTETCGIAALLAEGAGVIVPHDEAALTGALQRVLHDAALRERLQAGGAALLPRLGWEEPVREMEQLYERLGRRP; from the coding sequence GTGCTGACCGCGGACTGGGGGCTGGCCGAGCGCGGCGGAGGGCAGCGCACGACCTTCGGGCTGCGCCGCGAGGAAAACGGCGTCGAGGCGCTGTACCTCGCGCCGGGCCTGCCGGCCTGGCTGCGCTACCGCTCCCTGACCTGGTATCCGGGCGCGGCGCGCTTCTGCCGCGAACGCCTGCGCGAATTCGACGCCGTGCACATCTACGGGCTCTACGACCTGCTCGGCCCGCGCGTGGCCGCCGCCTGCCGCGCCGGCGGCGTGGCGTATGCCGTGGAACCGATGGGCATGTATCTGCCCATCGTACGCAGCGTGCGCCTCAAACGCGCCTACCATGCGCTGTTCGGCCGCGCGCTGATCTCCGGGGCGCGCGCGGTGATCGCCACCTCCGAGCAGGAGGCGGCGGAACTCGCCGGCGGCGGCGTGGAGCCGGGGCGCATCCTGCTGCGGCGCAATGGGGTCGCGCTTCCCGGGGCGCTTCCGCCGCGCGGGCAATTCCGCGCGGCCCACGGGATTGCCAGCGACGCGCAGGTGGTGCTTTTTCTAGGGCGCCTGGCCAGCAAGAAGAGCCCGGAGCTGCTCCTGCGCGCCTTCGCGCATCTGGCCGGCGGCGACGACGCGGCACGGCTGCGCCTGGTCTTCGCCGGGCCGGACGATGAAAATATGATGAAACGCCTCAGGGAGTCCGCACGTTTACTGGGGATAAGGAAAGGTGTAATCTTTGCCGGCCCGCTATTCGGTGAAAGCAAGTGGAGTGCGTACCGGGATGCCGACGTTTTCGTCCTGCCATCGCAGAACGAAAATTTCGGCAACGCCGCAGCCGAGGCCCTTGCGGCGGGCACCCCGGTGATCGTCACCGAGACGTGCGGGATTGCGGCACTGCTGGCGGAGGGAGCCGGGGTGATCGTGCCACACGACGAGGCGGCGCTCACCGGCGCACTGCAGCGGGTGCTGCACGATGCGGCGCTGCGCGAGCGTTTGCAGGCGGGAGGGGCCGCGCTGCTGCCGCGCCTGGGATGGGAAGAGCCCGTCCGGGAGATGGAACAGCTTTACGAAAGGCTGGGCCGCAGACCATGA
- a CDS encoding OsmC family protein has translation MQTATVQWIGGQKFVATSPSGHALALDCDRDSNQAPGPMELLIMALGACTATDVVLILAKKRQKLESLEVLVSGERAAEPPTVWTKIEILFRLKGQLEETAVQRAIGLSQEKYCSVAAMLKKTAALTHRYEIVRE, from the coding sequence ATGCAGACGGCAACGGTGCAGTGGATTGGCGGGCAGAAATTCGTGGCCACCAGCCCTTCGGGACACGCCCTGGCCCTGGATTGCGACCGCGACTCCAACCAGGCGCCGGGGCCGATGGAGCTGCTGATCATGGCCCTGGGCGCGTGTACGGCCACCGACGTGGTCCTTATTCTGGCGAAAAAACGCCAGAAGTTGGAATCCCTCGAGGTGCTTGTCTCCGGCGAGCGCGCCGCCGAGCCGCCCACCGTGTGGACGAAAATCGAGATTCTATTCCGCTTGAAGGGGCAGCTCGAGGAAACGGCCGTGCAGCGGGCCATCGGCTTGAGCCAGGAGAAATATTGCTCGGTGGCGGCCATGCTGAAGAAGACGGCGGCGCTCACGCATCGCTACGAAATCGTGCGGGAGTAG
- the asnB gene encoding asparagine synthase (glutamine-hydrolyzing): protein MCGICGIVLTANPATAEARVRGMTAALRHRGPDDEGFLAGDPRAPGVALGMRRLSIIDLQGGHQPIWNEAHDIAVVLNGEIYNYRDLRERLTRAGHHFATHSDTEVLVHGWEEWGEDCLHELRGMYAFAVLDLRGQVLAPQLFLARDPLGIKPLYYTQTREGLFFASEVRALLAGGVAKKLSPDALTSYLLFGSVSEPVTLLENVFSVPPGHSILLLVPDRRQLPRPRPWWDLRRSPAARDPKRPRDFAGAVRALRPLLEDSVRAHLIADVPVGLFLSSGLDSSALAALAAREQRGIRSFTLTFPGTLYDEAPLARCVAKHCGTEHSEVPLGGAEMLEHLESALGALDQPTMDGINTYLVSWAARQVGLKVALSGLGGDELFAGYRTFRDVPRLRGLAQLARLFPSALRHVTAPLIERLAARGAAPDAARKAAALWRDRERLPDAYFFARALFPPGELERIATPRYRSSAIGGDGTALLPTWLGWIEHVAGDARNMERVAGISWLELRTYMVSTLLRDTDSVSMDRSLEVRVPLLDTPLVEFLATLPDAARRRPKVQKALLVEALRDALPEEIVTQAKRTFTLPWEEWLRGPLRERIETSLAEPAAALAPHLRLGGVRGVWEAFQAGRTSWSRVWSLYVLNEWCHRNL, encoded by the coding sequence GTGTGCGGCATCTGCGGAATTGTCCTGACGGCAAATCCGGCGACGGCGGAAGCGCGCGTGCGCGGCATGACCGCGGCGCTGCGGCATCGCGGCCCGGACGACGAAGGCTTTCTCGCCGGCGATCCGCGCGCACCGGGCGTGGCGCTGGGCATGCGGCGGCTCAGCATCATTGACCTCCAGGGGGGCCACCAGCCCATTTGGAACGAGGCGCACGACATCGCCGTGGTCCTCAACGGCGAGATTTACAACTACCGCGACTTGCGCGAACGCCTGACCCGCGCCGGCCATCATTTCGCCACGCACTCCGATACCGAAGTGCTGGTCCACGGGTGGGAAGAGTGGGGCGAGGATTGCCTGCACGAACTGCGCGGGATGTATGCCTTCGCCGTGCTCGACCTGCGCGGCCAGGTCCTGGCACCGCAGCTCTTTCTCGCGCGCGATCCCCTGGGCATCAAGCCGCTGTACTACACGCAGACCCGCGAAGGCCTCTTCTTCGCCTCCGAGGTGCGCGCGCTGCTCGCCGGAGGGGTGGCCAAAAAGCTTTCCCCGGACGCGCTGACCTCCTATCTCCTGTTCGGTTCCGTCTCCGAGCCGGTGACGCTGCTGGAGAACGTGTTTTCGGTGCCCCCGGGACACTCCATCCTGCTGCTGGTGCCCGATCGCCGGCAGTTGCCGCGGCCGCGCCCCTGGTGGGACCTGCGGCGCAGCCCCGCGGCGCGCGATCCCAAGCGCCCCCGGGACTTCGCGGGAGCGGTGCGCGCGCTGCGCCCGCTGCTCGAGGATTCCGTGCGCGCGCATCTGATCGCCGACGTGCCCGTGGGGCTGTTTCTCTCCAGCGGGCTGGATTCCAGCGCCCTGGCCGCGCTGGCGGCGCGCGAACAGCGCGGCATCCGCAGCTTCACGCTGACGTTTCCGGGAACTCTTTACGACGAAGCCCCGCTGGCTCGCTGCGTCGCCAAACACTGCGGCACCGAGCACAGCGAAGTGCCGCTGGGCGGCGCGGAAATGCTGGAGCATCTGGAGAGCGCGCTGGGCGCGCTCGACCAGCCGACCATGGACGGCATCAACACCTATCTAGTCTCCTGGGCCGCGCGGCAGGTAGGGCTGAAAGTGGCGCTCTCGGGCCTTGGCGGCGATGAACTCTTCGCCGGCTACCGCACCTTTCGCGATGTGCCGCGCCTGCGGGGCCTCGCGCAACTGGCGCGCCTTTTCCCTTCTGCGCTGCGCCACGTGACCGCGCCGCTGATCGAGCGCCTCGCCGCGCGCGGCGCCGCTCCTGACGCCGCGCGCAAGGCCGCCGCGCTGTGGCGCGACCGGGAGCGTCTGCCCGACGCCTACTTCTTCGCCCGCGCTCTGTTTCCCCCGGGGGAACTGGAGCGCATCGCCACCCCGCGCTATCGCAGCAGCGCCATCGGCGGGGACGGCACGGCATTGCTGCCCACCTGGCTGGGCTGGATCGAGCACGTCGCCGGAGACGCCCGCAACATGGAGCGCGTGGCGGGCATCTCCTGGCTCGAGCTGCGCACCTACATGGTCAGCACCCTGCTGCGCGACACGGACTCCGTGAGCATGGACCGTTCCCTGGAGGTGCGCGTGCCGCTGCTGGATACGCCGCTGGTGGAATTTCTGGCCACGCTGCCGGACGCGGCGCGGCGCCGCCCGAAAGTGCAGAAGGCCCTGCTGGTGGAAGCGCTGCGGGATGCGCTGCCGGAGGAGATCGTGACGCAGGCGAAGCGCACGTTTACCTTGCCGTGGGAGGAGTGGCTGCGCGGGCCGCTGCGCGAGCGCATCGAAACGAGTCTTGCGGAGCCGGCCGCGGCGCTCGCGCCGCACCTGCGCCTGGGGGGAGTGCGCGGAGTCTGGGAGGCGTTTCAGGCGGGGCGCACGTCGTGGTCGCGGGTATGGTCGCTGTACGTGCTAAACGAGTGGTGCCACCGCAATCTGTAG